The region ATAATGTTAggtaatatattttgaatttataatatgcaacattttaaattatttatatgaaaacCACTTTTATTCTCAATTATTGTTTTTTCGACTTGTTATTTGAAATAagaattgttttaaataataatataatattaaatatagtttTGCTACAAATCAAATTAACTTTTGTACAAAATAAACGTAAAGTAAATCAGTTTAGGCATGTAAAATACTAGAGATTATTTAAatcataattaaaaattgtacctATCCAATTGTACTTATCtaattatatctatatgtactttaagaatttctaaaaatttttctAGATTATTACAAAGacatcaataattttacatttgtaGAAATAGAAcctaaatcaattaaaattattatggtaatattagatttaattaaatttagtttaactaattaattaattattgaaatgGAGATGAACAAtcacaagataaaataaaatggaaatatatattcatatgtaGTAGCTTCTTCGCATGTgttgatataatatattaatttttaaatcttaacAGCTTCTCACATTAATataacaagaaaataaaaaatagctcACAGCAAATTTTAAGatgcaaattgaaatattatttgaaatatagtgAAACACATATCAAACATGAAAGATTCGTATATATTCTTATCTTACTATTTTGTTAGATAtcttaataattcaataatttataataatgcaATAACAGTTAACTTTGATACATTgagttaaaaaatgaaattccactgaattcttttaaaaaaattccactgaaagaaatattattttctgtaGACACACAATTTAGATCGTTAAGAAATCAATTAGTTTTAAACAGGATGATAAAAATCTATATGTAACgggtatatataaaataatctaatTAATACTGCCCCTTTCTTATAATTCATGGAGCATTAATTCATtagtattttcaaaataaatttaattctagCACACTAAGATagagaataatttattacataattgaATATGTacttcttttgttttctttcttaattacattttcacgaatatagttattattaaaaacattatttgCTCACAGGCTCTTttgctttttttacttttaaagacaaaataatttaataagaaatattttctgtatttcatttttatatgatCGAGCAAGAATATGATGAACACACAGTCTGTTATAGaaagatatttaagaaatttttacatTGACGATGctaatttaaaattctttttcttaagaaaagttatgtaatatttatttaagatattaaatataataatcatttatatattcattaatGTTTACTTTTAGcgctaaaaaatattattttgtatcaaAAAACACATCATGTAACACATGATACATCATGATCAATgtaaaatatcttataatagaaatattttacatttttttatgaatttagataatttaaaattttgttaacaaaaattattaattggaaAAGCttcattatttcaaaaatataacaataaaactTTGACATATGGTaggaaaatacgaaaaataattaattttgaaataaagaaGCATCGTCAAGCTTGAGGCATATTTAAAACTTAATATATTGGAATGCaaagtaacaataaataacttacgtatcgataaataatacaataatgacaataataataataacataatcaTGGTAATaacatagtagtagtagtaattatattaaatgttaCGCAATTTACGGAACGATCTTTAAATAACTACAACCATTGATAACAGTAATCGTGCGTATCGCGCTTAATGTACTTGTTTAATATAGAATATGTACACAGTACCCAATTTAATTACACATTCtattgtaatttgttatttttattttctgaaaCTAACTATAATATTTcagtataaatttttaataactgtgattcgaaatttttgtatattacataACACAGTATAATAACACAAATTTATGCACATAAATTGAATATTCTGTATTAAacgtacatacacacacacgtacacaaAACATTTATTAAGGTCTCGAAATCATATTTCGCAactattaatgaaataaactattttgtagttatttatattgaaataaatatttaattttcatttgacCATAATTAAATACTGATcttattttaatttagtttgCAATTAACttctaactttatatacttttgtGTAAAATTTAACTTTAACAACTACATAATGATTTTTATTCTcatactctttttttttctgaaaTATGATATCTTGACTTTCTTATTTGCATAccttttttatactttaatacttttctgtacaaatatttttatataaaatatttcttatgctGACACAATGTTTTAGTTGTCATatccttttcttatttatatatctGTATTTATATGTAACACACGGCTCGGTTCTTTTTTCACaccataataataaattgacaacTGAAATTTAGTTTGTAAGTAATTTTCCTTAATTATTCGTGATTCTTTTCTACATACAAATAACCAAAGTAACAACATTCTGTAATGATCATAAAATCCTTTCTATAATAAAACTaagtaaaattatgtataaGGACacattacataaatataaaattaataaaatttaacaaataattttacaaaagaaaCCAAACAGAAAACAGTGCATAAAAAGAAtttgaatagaaaaaaaagagcaCATTTTGGTAATATAGTCACTGTTTTTTTCTATCTAAATATACATAACTATGTTTAAAACTATCAATAGAGCTTCTGGAATACGTTTTAGTAAAGCTCCATGGACGGATCATTCGTACCATCACAAATTAGCACGTTTCGGACGAATGTGAGCGTTGGCAAAGGTATTTTGATGAAGGCACGACTCTTTCCAGattgcaaaattatttctcgAACCTCGTTTACTTGATTTCTAATTAATCAATATCTACATAtacagatattaaaataaataaaaatattaagttgGAACATTGTAATACATATGCTTTATAGCATAAAACAATTctttttaattcaaaattatgatcctgttcatataaattatagtaaagtaatttatattatataataaccaTTTAAATAAACGAGGTTCAAAGAGCtcttaaaagaatattattctttcaataaaattattgatgACTTTTGCTTAATAAATGCGAATTAAATTGATATAAGTTGCAACATTGTTCACCACAAATATTGCATTTCCAAGGATTGCTTTCACTATGACAACCTTTGTGAAGAAAATATAATGTTTGATCAGGAAAGGTAATCCTACAGTGAGCGCATTGAAGTCCACTACTTCGTTGATCGGGCCTTGTGGAACTAGGAGGTTCTCCTCTTGAATGGGGATTTGAATTTGAACTATTATTACCTAttacaaaatcaatttaattaatatataataatatatacaataatcgtatatattaattaaatcgagTATCAGGAAAACAAAGATAGTTTACTTATGATTGTCATATTCCTGAttaatctttatatattttaagatataaaatagtaaaaatgttAGAGAACATAGctaagataaatattttcataacaaaacataaatgtaatttatatttaagaacCATAAGTTATATTAAGGtactaataatataaataacttaataagataataaagttaccattattattattgttgttattgttattatttcctGAGCCAGATGAAAGTTTACGTCGTAAGTCGTCTCGAAGAAGGGATTTTAATGGAGAGACCTTTATCAAAGATGGTAATGGAAGATTGCTGGATGTTGCTCCATTTTCTTCCGCTCCATTACTGTTTGGTTCTTGCTTAATAGGAATTAATGAAATAGAAGGTGTAATTGCCTCTTCACTTCCACCAAGATtccttaattaaaaaattagtttaaaataaatttaaaataacataaaaatgaaaatcaatttataaaatcttttctaTACCTGTGAATGCCACTACTGTTAATTGGTAACTGATGGTGACTACTACTTGGAGCATTACTATTACTGTCTGCACTTTGAGGACTATTCGGACTATCTCCATTTAAAGGAGCAGGACTCGGATTTCGTTGATTTGTAGTTTGTTCTGGATAAGGAATTGATATTTCTATGTGAGGTGTTAGAAAATGCATTGGCGGTGTTGCATTATCCGCGGAACGATTTCCAGTACTGTCTCCACTGTCAGAAAGAGGAGCAGAAGGCATAGCTTCACCTGGAGCACAGCTATTCATCAATGAACTTGAACTGTTTGGTCCTGGATTATCTAGATCGATTCCATgtctaaaatagaaataaataagtaaCCACTTAAcaacaaaataacgttattataaaataatatgttattaaaataattaaacaccaacctattaaaaaaatgtaacctGAGGCACTTCATAGTTGCTGCACGATAATTGCACAAAGGACAAGACTTGACCATATCATGTTGGCCGACATGTTCATTTTGAAAATGAGCTCTCATAGCAATTTGTCTTTGAAAACCTCGGTTGCAAATTGGACAATGATAAGGCAGAGTCTTAGAATGTGTTGTAAAATGTTCTGCCAAGTGATCCTTCCGAAAAAATCTTT is a window of Bombus terrestris chromosome 17, iyBomTerr1.2, whole genome shotgun sequence DNA encoding:
- the LOC100652330 gene encoding zinc finger protein ztf-16, coding for MSDGVDAGGGENEVDSHSCSHADVGESSNPRDEENLDPDNEAALNTNYDSGDGAVPAFRCERCENYETINKTAFCAHQDQCLASAEPGESTENIEATENDGDGEETHPGIRSHRKMFECDVCNMQFSNGANMRRHKMRHTGVKPYECRVCQKRFFRKDHLAEHFTTHSKTLPYHCPICNRGFQRQIAMRAHFQNEHVGQHDMVKSCPLCNYRAATMKCLRLHFFNRHGIDLDNPGPNSSSSLMNSCAPGEAMPSAPLSDSGDSTGNRSADNATPPMHFLTPHIEISIPYPEQTTNQRNPSPAPLNGDSPNSPQSADSNSNAPSSSHHQLPINSSGIHRNLGGSEEAITPSISLIPIKQEPNSNGAEENGATSSNLPLPSLIKVSPLKSLLRDDLRRKLSSGSGNNNNNNNNNNGNNSSNSNPHSRGEPPSSTRPDQRSSGLQCAHCRITFPDQTLYFLHKGCHSESNPWKCNICGEQCCNLYQFNSHLLSKSHQ